A portion of the Microbacterium hominis genome contains these proteins:
- a CDS encoding ABC transporter permease, with translation MVVVALLALGALIPIGYVVESAIAMGWDQLSALVFRPKVADLLVNTVLLVVIGVPATVVVGVSGAWLVERTTLPGRGVLRVAFAAPLAIPAFVASYGWASAIPSMNGLWAAVLIATLAYFPLVYLPALAAIRGLDPALEESARTLGMGSWAVFFRVVVPQLRLAVLGGALVVALHLLAEYGAFAFVRFDTFTTAIVVAYESMFAGPNAAALGLVLAVLCLILLGAESLARGRARYARVGGGSPHPPALLRLGRWTVPTLAAVALLLVGALVVPLASVARWLTRAEAEAFAGVGIAAVQTLGLALAGALCTIAVALPFAWLAVRYPGRLSRVLEGAAYLASSLPAIIVALAFVSVTLAFAPGLYQTAFTVVAAYVVIFLPRALVPLRAGLSQVPESLEEAARALAVPPAAARMRVTAPLLLPAIGAGGALVALGAANELTATLLLAPTGTSTVATSFWSAASALDYPTAAPYAVLLVLMSVPAVALMFTHATGRTLR, from the coding sequence GTGGTCGTCGTCGCGCTGCTCGCGCTGGGCGCGCTCATCCCGATCGGGTACGTCGTCGAGTCGGCGATCGCGATGGGGTGGGACCAGCTGTCGGCGCTCGTCTTCCGGCCGAAGGTGGCCGACCTCCTGGTCAACACCGTGCTGCTGGTGGTCATCGGGGTGCCGGCGACGGTGGTCGTCGGAGTCTCGGGAGCGTGGCTGGTGGAGCGCACCACCCTTCCGGGCAGGGGCGTGCTGCGGGTGGCGTTCGCCGCGCCGCTGGCCATTCCCGCCTTCGTCGCCAGCTACGGGTGGGCCAGCGCCATCCCGTCGATGAATGGGCTCTGGGCAGCGGTGCTGATCGCCACGCTCGCGTACTTCCCCCTGGTCTACCTGCCGGCGCTCGCCGCGATCCGGGGGCTCGATCCCGCGCTCGAGGAGTCGGCGCGGACGCTCGGGATGGGCTCGTGGGCGGTGTTCTTCCGGGTCGTCGTGCCGCAGCTGCGTCTTGCCGTGCTCGGCGGGGCGCTGGTGGTCGCGCTGCACCTGCTCGCCGAGTACGGCGCGTTCGCCTTCGTGCGCTTCGACACGTTCACGACGGCGATCGTCGTCGCCTACGAGAGCATGTTCGCCGGCCCCAACGCGGCAGCCCTCGGCCTTGTGCTCGCGGTGCTCTGCCTCATCCTGCTGGGCGCCGAATCGCTCGCCCGCGGGCGAGCCCGCTACGCGCGGGTCGGCGGCGGATCCCCGCACCCGCCCGCCCTGCTCCGCCTCGGCCGGTGGACCGTCCCCACGCTCGCCGCCGTCGCGCTGCTGCTGGTCGGCGCCCTCGTCGTGCCGCTCGCGAGCGTCGCGCGCTGGCTGACGCGCGCCGAGGCGGAGGCCTTCGCCGGCGTCGGGATCGCCGCGGTGCAGACGCTCGGACTGGCCCTCGCCGGGGCGCTCTGCACGATCGCGGTCGCCCTGCCGTTCGCGTGGCTCGCAGTGCGGTATCCCGGCCGGCTCTCCCGGGTGCTGGAAGGCGCGGCGTACCTCGCGAGCAGCCTTCCGGCCATCATCGTGGCGCTGGCGTTCGTGTCGGTCACCCTCGCGTTCGCACCCGGCCTCTACCAGACGGCGTTCACCGTCGTGGCGGCCTATGTCGTGATCTTCCTGCCGCGCGCGCTCGTGCCCCTCCGGGCGGGGCTCTCGCAGGTGCCCGAATCCCTCGAGGAGGCCGCGCGCGCCCTCGCCGTGCCGCCCGCGGCCGCCCGGATGCGGGTGACCGCGCCGCTGCTGCTCCCGGCGATCGGCGCCGGCGGCGCGCTCGTGGCGCTCGGGGCGGCCAACGAGTTGACCGCGACGCTGCTGCTCGCACCCACGGGCACCAGCACCGTGGCGACGAGCTTCTGGTCGGCGGCATCCGCCCTCGACTATCCGACCGCGGCGCCGTACGCCGTGCTGCTCGTGCTGATGTCGGTGCCGGCGGTCGCGCTCATGTTCACGCACGCGACGGGGAGGACCCTGCGATGA
- a CDS encoding ABC transporter ATP-binding protein — protein MTLRLQGVSKSFGGTEVLQDVSLEVPRGTRLALVGASGSGKTTLLRLVAGFVDPDGGIIRLGDDELAGNGRSIPTHRRGIGYVAQDGALFPHLSVARNIAFGLPRGSHRKARVRELLELASLHPDLADRMPHELSGGQQQRVALARALAQRPSVILLDEPFSALDTGLRSATRDAVVDVLERSGVTAVLVTHDQHEALSFGHQVGVLSGGRLVQSGDPMAVYDAPIDADVAVFLGDALVIPARAHSEGVDCGFGRLTVRHDLSGGARRVQAMVRPAQLRVAAAAHGAAATLAPVANGFVTALRPAGSTADIRLRVGEGEFLTEFGYRVPQHRATAFAPGTAVRVIVEGGVVLYAAQGEPGAGHRTVTPEATPATPRTAATA, from the coding sequence ATGACGCTGCGACTGCAGGGAGTGTCGAAGTCGTTCGGCGGCACCGAGGTGCTGCAGGATGTCTCGCTCGAAGTTCCGCGGGGCACACGGCTGGCGCTGGTGGGCGCCTCGGGAAGCGGCAAGACCACGCTGCTGCGCCTGGTCGCCGGCTTCGTCGACCCCGACGGCGGGATCATCCGACTGGGCGACGACGAGCTCGCCGGCAACGGGCGCTCGATCCCCACCCACCGTCGCGGCATCGGCTACGTCGCGCAGGACGGCGCGCTGTTCCCGCACTTGTCGGTGGCCCGCAACATCGCGTTCGGGCTGCCCCGCGGCTCGCACCGCAAGGCCCGCGTGCGGGAGCTGCTGGAACTGGCATCCCTGCATCCCGATCTCGCCGACCGCATGCCGCACGAGCTCTCCGGAGGGCAGCAGCAGCGCGTGGCCCTCGCGCGCGCCCTCGCGCAGCGGCCGAGCGTCATCCTGCTCGACGAGCCGTTCAGCGCCCTGGACACGGGGCTGCGCTCGGCGACCCGCGATGCGGTCGTCGACGTGCTCGAGCGCAGCGGCGTGACTGCGGTGCTCGTCACCCACGACCAGCACGAGGCCCTCTCGTTCGGCCACCAGGTCGGCGTGCTGTCGGGCGGCCGGCTCGTGCAGTCCGGCGACCCGATGGCCGTGTACGACGCTCCGATCGACGCGGATGTCGCCGTCTTCCTCGGGGATGCCCTCGTGATCCCCGCGCGCGCCCATTCCGAGGGCGTCGACTGCGGCTTCGGGCGGCTCACCGTCCGTCACGACCTCTCCGGCGGTGCCCGGCGCGTGCAGGCGATGGTGCGACCCGCGCAGCTGCGCGTCGCGGCAGCCGCCCACGGCGCCGCGGCAACGCTCGCACCGGTCGCCAACGGGTTCGTGACCGCCCTCCGGCCCGCCGGGTCCACCGCCGACATCCGGCTGCGGGTGGGCGAGGGGGAGTTCCTCACGGAGTTCGGCTACCGGGTGCCGCAGCACCGCGCCACCGCGTTCGCGCCCGGCACGGCGGTGCGGGTGATCGTCGAAGGCGGCGTGGTGCTCTACGCCGCGCAGGGCGAGCCCGGCGCCGGCCATCGCACGGTCACGCCCGAAGCGACTCCGGCGACTCCGCGGACGGCCGCGACGGCATAG
- a CDS encoding AMP-binding protein, with protein sequence MTSTAPALGLSLLGGEPDAPALVVDGRALTYAELERRVRDTRDALGDVRRLVMIAGSNTVDAIATYLAAMEGGHPVLLFADGDDEAARAHRASLIERFDPDVTAGSGSRGWALEERRPGSRHEFHPELAVLASTSGSTGSPKLVRLSVENVRSNAAAIAEYLGLTPADRAATTLPLQYCYGLSVVNSHLLAGASLMLTERSVSDEAFWRGAREHRVTSFAGVPYTFELLEATGFTGAELPSLRYVTQAGGRMDAGMVRRFAHRGAQRGFDLFVMYGQTEATARMAYLPPQLAATHAGAIGQPIPGGSFRIDAEGGAESGELVYEGPNVMMGYASDPADFALGPTLTELRTGDVARLRTDGLYEIVGRMNRFVKVFGLRLDLDRVEQLLAEEGIEVRAASADERLLLFATTDRVAARARERAAALIGLPARVIGAHVVAEFPRTSSGKRDYAALVRVAELQDAAARHPDTAATAAVTPETIRDLYRALLGEPAAGVDDSFAGLCGDSLSYVEVALRLEELVGTLPRDWPTRTPHELAALAAARSAEAAAPSATGGGAGDSSTARRPRAARRPLTRDPRSWFTWTRLETPVALRAVAIFLIVATHADLLSLKGGAHLLLAVAGYNLARFALAPTGGTARLQRLGRSALQLAVPAVLWIGAVALITGQYAPTTALLVNNLVPSDGRWNEQWQFWFLEAVLWSFVGIAALFSVRRVERLERRAPFAFAAVVFAAALVARFAIAGPTAEYVERYAAPVVVWLVALGWLIARADTTLRRVLVSAAAVVTTFGFFGDPWREAIVAGGILVLVWIRAIPLPRVTIPLVTSVAAASFFVYLTHWQVYPPFEESAPWFGTLLSFVVGMAAYRLYLVSAGWLTRAASRLRRAMPSRPSAESPESLRA encoded by the coding sequence ATGACCTCGACCGCGCCAGCCCTCGGCCTGTCTCTGCTCGGCGGAGAGCCCGACGCGCCGGCACTCGTCGTCGACGGCAGGGCGCTCACCTACGCCGAGCTGGAGCGGCGCGTGCGGGACACGCGCGACGCGCTCGGCGATGTGCGCCGGCTCGTGATGATCGCCGGGAGCAACACCGTCGACGCGATCGCGACGTATCTCGCGGCGATGGAGGGCGGGCATCCCGTGCTTCTCTTCGCCGACGGCGACGACGAAGCCGCCCGCGCGCACCGCGCGTCGCTCATCGAGCGATTCGATCCCGATGTGACGGCCGGTTCCGGCTCGCGGGGCTGGGCGCTCGAGGAGCGCCGCCCCGGCAGCCGGCACGAGTTCCACCCCGAGCTGGCAGTGCTCGCGAGCACTTCGGGATCGACCGGATCGCCCAAGCTCGTGCGCCTGTCGGTCGAGAACGTGCGCAGCAACGCGGCCGCCATCGCCGAGTACCTCGGGCTCACCCCGGCCGACCGCGCCGCCACCACGCTGCCGCTCCAGTACTGCTACGGGCTGTCGGTCGTCAACAGCCACCTGCTGGCGGGGGCCAGCCTCATGCTCACCGAGCGCTCCGTCTCGGACGAGGCGTTCTGGCGCGGGGCCCGGGAGCACCGGGTGACCTCGTTCGCCGGGGTGCCGTACACGTTCGAGCTGCTCGAGGCGACCGGCTTCACCGGTGCTGAGCTGCCGTCGCTGCGGTACGTGACGCAGGCGGGTGGGCGGATGGATGCCGGCATGGTGCGCCGGTTCGCGCACCGCGGCGCGCAGCGCGGCTTCGACCTTTTCGTCATGTACGGGCAGACCGAGGCGACCGCGCGCATGGCCTACCTGCCGCCGCAGCTCGCCGCCACGCACGCGGGCGCGATCGGTCAGCCGATCCCGGGCGGCTCGTTCCGCATCGACGCGGAAGGCGGCGCCGAGTCGGGAGAGCTCGTCTACGAAGGCCCCAACGTGATGATGGGGTACGCCTCCGACCCCGCGGATTTCGCGCTCGGGCCCACGCTGACCGAGCTGCGCACCGGGGATGTCGCGCGCCTGCGCACCGACGGCCTCTACGAGATCGTCGGGCGCATGAACCGCTTCGTGAAGGTGTTCGGCCTGCGCCTCGACCTCGACCGCGTCGAGCAGCTGCTCGCGGAGGAGGGCATCGAGGTGCGCGCGGCGAGCGCCGACGAGCGACTGCTGCTGTTCGCGACGACGGACCGGGTCGCCGCACGGGCGCGCGAGCGCGCGGCCGCGCTGATCGGGCTTCCGGCCCGCGTGATCGGCGCGCACGTGGTCGCCGAGTTCCCGCGCACCTCCAGCGGCAAGCGCGACTACGCCGCCCTGGTGCGCGTCGCGGAGCTCCAGGACGCCGCGGCGCGGCATCCCGACACGGCGGCGACCGCGGCCGTGACGCCCGAGACGATCCGCGACCTCTACCGGGCGCTCCTGGGCGAGCCGGCCGCGGGCGTCGACGACTCGTTCGCGGGCCTGTGCGGAGATTCGCTCAGCTACGTCGAGGTCGCGCTGCGGCTCGAGGAGCTGGTGGGCACGCTCCCCCGCGACTGGCCGACCCGCACGCCCCACGAGCTGGCCGCGCTCGCCGCCGCACGCTCCGCGGAGGCCGCAGCACCGTCCGCCACCGGCGGCGGCGCCGGCGACTCCTCCACAGCGCGACGACCTCGTGCCGCGCGCCGACCGCTCACGCGGGACCCGCGCTCGTGGTTCACCTGGACGCGGCTCGAGACCCCGGTGGCGCTGCGCGCCGTCGCCATCTTCCTGATCGTGGCGACCCACGCCGACCTCCTCTCCCTCAAGGGCGGGGCGCACCTGCTGCTGGCCGTGGCCGGATACAACCTCGCCCGGTTCGCTCTGGCACCCACCGGCGGCACCGCACGGCTGCAGCGGCTCGGCCGCAGCGCCCTCCAGCTCGCCGTGCCCGCGGTGCTGTGGATCGGGGCGGTAGCCCTCATCACGGGCCAGTACGCGCCGACCACGGCGCTCCTCGTGAACAATCTCGTCCCCAGCGACGGGCGCTGGAACGAGCAGTGGCAGTTCTGGTTCCTCGAAGCAGTGCTGTGGTCGTTCGTGGGCATCGCGGCGCTCTTCTCGGTGCGGCGCGTCGAGCGGCTCGAACGGCGCGCGCCGTTCGCGTTCGCCGCGGTCGTGTTCGCGGCCGCGCTCGTCGCGCGCTTCGCGATCGCCGGCCCCACCGCGGAGTACGTCGAGCGCTACGCCGCCCCGGTCGTCGTGTGGCTGGTCGCCCTCGGATGGCTGATCGCCCGAGCCGACACGACCCTGCGCCGCGTGCTGGTCTCGGCGGCCGCCGTCGTGACGACCTTCGGATTCTTCGGCGACCCCTGGCGCGAGGCGATCGTTGCCGGCGGCATCCTCGTGCTGGTGTGGATTCGGGCCATCCCGCTCCCCCGGGTCACGATTCCCCTCGTGACCTCCGTCGCCGCGGCATCCTTCTTCGTCTACCTCACGCACTGGCAGGTGTACCCGCCGTTCGAGGAGAGCGCTCCGTGGTTCGGCACGCTGCTCTCGTTCGTCGTCGGCATGGCCGCCTACCGGCTCTACCTCGTGTCGGCCGGGTGGCTCACGCGCGCCGCGTCGCGGCTGCGGCGGGCTATGCCGTCGCGGCCGTCCGCGGAGTCGCCGGAGTCGCTTCGGGCGTGA
- a CDS encoding TIGR03885 family FMN-dependent LLM class oxidoreductase — MAFIGFHASHEQIPPSELLQAVRSAEAAGFDGAMCSDHLAPWNPRQGESGFALSWIAAALALTEFPIGMVNAPGQRYHPVIVAQAFATLEEMFPGRFWAALGSGEAMNEHVTGDDWPPKDVRTRRLGESVDVIRRLFAGEEVSHDGLVRVHRARLWSRPATPPPLLATAVSAETAAWAAGWAEGIATVAQEPAALERLLDAYGSAGGQGPRVLQVHVSIAETDAEAYAIASDQWRNGLVPPPRAWDLEQPEHFDAAVGEVDEAELRRAVLVDDDPVALAERVAGLVRLGFDRVYLHHVGRDQQYFLDAAGRSILPALKEAL; from the coding sequence ATGGCATTCATCGGATTCCACGCGTCTCACGAGCAGATCCCCCCGAGCGAGCTCCTCCAGGCGGTCCGGTCCGCGGAGGCCGCGGGCTTCGACGGTGCGATGTGCTCGGATCATCTGGCGCCCTGGAACCCCCGGCAGGGGGAGTCGGGCTTCGCCCTGAGCTGGATCGCCGCCGCCCTCGCTCTGACGGAGTTCCCGATCGGGATGGTCAACGCGCCGGGTCAGCGCTATCACCCGGTGATCGTGGCGCAGGCGTTCGCCACTCTCGAGGAGATGTTCCCCGGCCGCTTCTGGGCCGCACTCGGCAGCGGCGAGGCCATGAACGAGCACGTCACGGGCGATGATTGGCCGCCGAAGGACGTGCGCACCCGGCGACTCGGGGAGAGCGTCGACGTCATCCGCCGCCTGTTCGCGGGCGAGGAGGTCAGCCACGACGGCCTGGTCCGGGTGCATCGGGCGCGTCTGTGGAGCCGGCCTGCCACGCCCCCACCGCTCCTGGCGACGGCGGTGTCAGCCGAGACGGCCGCGTGGGCCGCGGGATGGGCCGAGGGCATCGCGACGGTCGCGCAGGAACCGGCCGCCCTCGAACGGCTTCTCGACGCCTACGGTTCGGCGGGCGGGCAGGGGCCGCGCGTGCTCCAGGTGCACGTGAGCATCGCAGAGACGGATGCCGAGGCGTACGCGATCGCGTCGGATCAATGGCGCAACGGTCTGGTTCCGCCGCCCCGGGCGTGGGATCTCGAGCAGCCCGAGCACTTCGACGCCGCCGTCGGCGAGGTCGACGAGGCGGAGCTGCGTCGGGCGGTGCTCGTCGACGACGACCCCGTCGCGCTCGCCGAGCGCGTGGCCGGCCTCGTCCGTCTCGGATTCGACCGGGTGTACCTGCACCACGTCGGACGCGACCAGCAATATTTCCTGGATGCCGCGGGCCGCAGCATCCTCCCCGCCCTGAAGGAGGCGCTGTGA
- a CDS encoding alpha-amylase family protein, with protein sequence MKITDTSDLWWKTAVIYCLDVETFLDSDGDGAGDLQGLAQRIDYLSQVGVTCLWLMPFYPTPDRDDGYDITDFYGVDPRLGTHGDLVEVIRTANDRGMRVIVDLVVNHTSDRHPWFRAAKRSVNSRYRDYYVWRDDAPPKGQKNAVFPGEANGIWTREDTSGQWYQHSFYEHQPDLNVANPRVRDELARVIGFWLQLGISGFRVDAVPFFLEMPPGVDIADPHDLLRDIRRFLQRRSSEAIMLGEVNLPYEQQVEYFGGGSDAAGELSMQFDFVGMQAFYLSLARSDPAPLIAALTSRPTLPPEAQWANFLRNHDELTLDKLSEDERQEVFDAFAPDERQRVFGRGITRRLPPMLGDPRRIRMAYSLLFTLPGTPVLFYGEEIGMGENIDIPGREAVRTPMQWSADRNGGFSEAAPSRLVAAPPGDGFAPEHVNVAAQLEDRESLLHFFRDLTARYRISPELGWGELEVLDQPVPGILAHSLSADVGRMLAVHNFADVPASTSFVLADEPEGTCLVDLLGAERIPLDGRGRVDLEMPAYGYRWLRVSRPGDRRVT encoded by the coding sequence GTGAAGATCACCGACACCAGCGATCTGTGGTGGAAGACCGCGGTCATCTACTGCCTCGACGTGGAGACCTTCCTCGACTCCGACGGAGACGGAGCGGGTGACCTGCAGGGCCTCGCGCAGCGGATCGACTACCTCTCGCAGGTCGGGGTCACGTGTCTGTGGCTGATGCCGTTCTATCCGACGCCCGACCGCGACGACGGGTACGACATCACCGACTTCTACGGCGTCGACCCTCGGCTGGGCACGCACGGCGACCTCGTCGAGGTGATCCGCACCGCGAACGACCGCGGCATGCGGGTCATCGTCGACCTCGTCGTCAACCACACCTCCGACCGGCATCCGTGGTTCCGGGCCGCCAAGCGCAGCGTGAACTCGCGATATCGCGACTACTACGTGTGGCGCGACGACGCTCCGCCGAAGGGGCAGAAGAACGCGGTGTTCCCCGGCGAGGCGAACGGCATCTGGACCCGTGAGGACACGTCGGGCCAGTGGTATCAGCACAGCTTCTACGAGCACCAGCCCGACCTCAACGTCGCCAACCCGCGCGTGCGCGACGAGCTCGCCCGGGTGATCGGCTTCTGGCTGCAGCTGGGGATCTCCGGGTTCCGCGTGGACGCCGTGCCGTTCTTCCTCGAGATGCCGCCCGGCGTCGACATCGCCGACCCGCACGACCTGCTGCGCGACATCCGCCGATTCCTGCAGCGGCGCTCCAGCGAGGCGATCATGCTCGGCGAGGTGAATCTGCCCTACGAGCAGCAGGTCGAGTACTTCGGCGGCGGGTCGGACGCGGCCGGCGAGCTGTCGATGCAGTTCGACTTCGTCGGGATGCAGGCCTTCTACCTCTCGCTGGCGCGCAGCGACCCCGCGCCCCTGATCGCGGCGCTCACGTCGCGCCCGACGCTGCCGCCGGAGGCGCAGTGGGCGAACTTCCTGCGCAACCACGACGAGCTGACGCTCGACAAGCTCTCCGAGGACGAGCGTCAGGAGGTCTTCGACGCGTTCGCGCCCGACGAGCGCCAGCGCGTGTTCGGGCGCGGGATCACGCGGCGGCTCCCGCCCATGCTCGGGGATCCGCGTCGCATCCGCATGGCCTACAGCCTGCTGTTCACCCTGCCCGGCACACCGGTGCTGTTCTACGGCGAGGAGATCGGCATGGGCGAGAACATCGACATTCCGGGGCGGGAGGCGGTGCGCACGCCCATGCAGTGGTCGGCCGACCGCAACGGCGGGTTCTCGGAGGCCGCGCCGTCGCGCCTGGTGGCAGCCCCACCCGGAGACGGCTTCGCGCCCGAGCACGTCAACGTCGCGGCGCAGCTGGAGGACCGGGAGTCGCTGCTCCACTTCTTCCGGGACCTCACGGCCCGCTATCGCATCTCGCCGGAGCTCGGCTGGGGCGAGCTGGAGGTTCTGGATCAGCCCGTGCCGGGGATCCTCGCCCATTCGCTCAGCGCCGACGTCGGGCGCATGCTCGCCGTGCACAACTTCGCCGACGTGCCGGCATCCACCTCGTTCGTCTTGGCGGACGAGCCCGAGGGGACGTGCCTGGTCGACCTGCTCGGCGCGGAGCGCATCCCGCTCGATGGGCGCGGGCGCGTCGACCTCGAGATGCCCGCCTACGGTTATCGCTGGCTGCGCGTGTCTCGTCCCGGGGACAGGCGCGTGACGTAG
- a CDS encoding nucleotide disphospho-sugar-binding domain-containing protein: MTLLVISPDYASHLLPLATLATAWREAGERVVVATGTATAPIVADFGFDRVDLPLGRGANAGVMRTKEQDAAEAASLEGFFDATRRGMVPTLTYQARERLTDLMWQPLDRARATLAVVDAVRPGTILVDHLAFSARLALHTAGIDYADVVLGHPSALPVADEVYGFPPAWPRAFAPNDGELAELRLLCAEVSERFARQWNTAATALDPGVAEISDAFARHGDTVLYNYPALLAAGDGRSIPPHVFLGSTRRDEPLDAEVAEFLADDTPFVYVSFGSFLSVRDDVLARVAAAISRAGLRAAIATGSTAPAALGQIPDTWLVREFLPQVRLLGAASLAVTHGGNNSVTEAVGQGVPLLVLPFSTDQFAGAAAIERTGAGISLAPNTATVEELHEAVMTLADHFEAGRRLLAAEAAQQRSRPGPSLAYATLSSTPTPSAGPAGTLSPTS; encoded by the coding sequence ATGACACTCCTGGTCATCAGCCCCGACTACGCCTCCCACCTGCTGCCGCTGGCGACCCTGGCGACGGCGTGGCGGGAGGCGGGGGAACGGGTCGTGGTGGCCACCGGCACGGCCACGGCACCGATCGTCGCCGATTTCGGTTTCGACCGCGTCGACCTGCCGCTCGGGCGCGGTGCGAACGCGGGCGTGATGCGCACCAAGGAACAGGATGCCGCGGAGGCGGCATCCCTCGAGGGATTCTTCGACGCCACCCGGCGCGGGATGGTCCCCACTCTCACGTACCAGGCACGCGAGCGGCTGACCGACCTCATGTGGCAGCCGCTCGACCGGGCGCGGGCGACGCTCGCGGTCGTCGACGCCGTGCGTCCCGGCACGATCCTCGTCGACCATCTCGCCTTCAGCGCCCGGCTCGCACTGCACACGGCGGGCATCGACTACGCAGACGTGGTGCTCGGGCATCCCTCCGCGCTCCCGGTCGCCGACGAGGTGTACGGCTTCCCTCCCGCGTGGCCGCGCGCGTTCGCGCCCAACGATGGCGAGCTGGCCGAGCTGCGACTGCTGTGCGCCGAGGTCTCCGAGCGCTTCGCGCGGCAGTGGAACACGGCCGCGACCGCGCTCGATCCGGGCGTGGCCGAGATCTCCGACGCGTTCGCCCGCCACGGCGACACCGTGCTGTACAACTACCCGGCACTCCTCGCCGCGGGCGACGGGCGGAGCATTCCCCCGCACGTGTTCCTCGGCTCGACGCGACGGGACGAGCCTCTCGACGCCGAGGTGGCGGAGTTCCTCGCCGACGACACCCCCTTCGTGTACGTGAGCTTCGGGAGCTTCCTGTCGGTGCGCGACGACGTGCTCGCGCGGGTGGCCGCCGCGATCTCACGCGCGGGCCTGCGGGCGGCGATCGCGACGGGCTCGACGGCCCCGGCAGCCCTCGGGCAGATCCCCGACACGTGGCTCGTGCGCGAGTTCCTGCCGCAGGTTCGGCTGCTCGGCGCGGCATCCCTCGCGGTCACGCACGGCGGCAACAACTCCGTGACGGAGGCGGTGGGACAGGGGGTGCCGCTTCTCGTGCTCCCGTTCTCGACGGACCAGTTCGCGGGCGCCGCCGCGATCGAGCGCACCGGAGCGGGAATCTCGCTCGCCCCGAACACGGCCACGGTGGAGGAGCTTCACGAGGCGGTCATGACCCTGGCAGACCACTTCGAGGCAGGTCGCCGGCTCCTCGCCGCGGAGGCGGCGCAGCAGCGGTCGCGTCCGGGCCCGTCACTCGCCTACGCGACGCTCTCCTCGACCCCCACACCTTCCGCAGGCCCCGCCGGCACGCTCAGCCCGACCAGCTGA